In Lachancea thermotolerans CBS 6340 chromosome H complete sequence, a single genomic region encodes these proteins:
- a CDS encoding uncharacterized protein (similar to uniprot|P53110 Saccharomyces cerevisiae YGL159W Hypothetical ORF), translating into MCSAIIQDAQVQKHFLNVSHKALCRYIDQLQIALHRYSSRPEIIPPRLVDTTMNGNTTHLIMPVLDDVFSGLKWLGYNPQGGLGFVGAVTVTDPRSGGLIGVVQAKQLTGVRTALASCIGIRNQLSAFKNKTSITVFGTGLQSFWHIFVCAKLLEGREIAVNVIYRSSPMDTALLEDHLPSLKVAQFQLSDTEQVRDKVSQSNIIFGCVPSTEPSILKKYLEASSGPEYTYISLIGSYKSHMHECDTALVEQFKDQGVQILVDSKEHTLIEAGELIDANVAPTQLLEIGNLEPNKPLPKSTCKNGKLVTLCKIVGLAIMDVSMAKTLLADLSS; encoded by the coding sequence ATGTGCTCTGCAATTATCCAAGATGCTCAGGTTCAGAAgcattttttgaatgtttCACATAAGGCGTTATGTAGGTACATCGACCAGTTACAAATTGCACTGCACCGGTACTCAAGTCGCCCCGAGATCATTCCTCCCAGGCTTGTGGATACAACCATGAACGGCAATACCACCCACTTGATTATGCCTGTGCTGGACGACGTGTTTTCTGGGCTGAAGTGGCTTGGCTACAATCCGCAAGGGGGGCTCGGGTTCGTGGGTGCAGTAACGGTCACGGATCCCAGATCGGGCGGCTTGATCGGGGTAGTGCAGGCCAAGCAACTCACAGGAGTGAGAACAGCTTTGGCAAGCTGCATTGGGATTCGCAACCAGCTTtcagccttcaaaaataaaacttCAATCACAGTTTTTGGAACAGGGTTACAGAGCTTCTGGCACATCTTTGTATGTGCAAAGCTTCTAGAGGGTAGAGAAATTGCAGTTAATGTGATTTATAGAAGCTCTCCAATGGACACGGctttgcttgaagatcaTCTTCCTTCTCTTAAAGTGGCACAGTTTCAACTCAGTGATACGGAACAGGTTCGGGATAAGGTGTCGCAGAGCAACATCATTTTCGGATGCGTACCTTCCACTGAGCCTTCGATCCTGAAGAAGTACCTGGAGGCTTCGTCCGGCCCCGAATATACCTACATTTCTCTGATCGGCAGCTACAAAAGTCATATGCATGAGTGTGACACTGCATTAGTTGAGCAGTTCAAGGACCAAGGCGTCCAAATTCTTGTTGACTCCAAGGAGCATACATTAATTGAGGCTGGCGAGCTGATCGATGCCAATGTCGCTCCTACGCAGCTTCTAGAAATTGGAAATTTGGAACCCAACAAACCGTTGCCAAAATCCACATGCAAAAACGGCAAGCTTGTTACTCTTTGCAAGATAGTTGGGCTTGCTATTATGGATGTTAGTATGGCAAAAACACTTCTTGCGGATCTTTCAAGCTAG
- the NDL1 gene encoding Ndl1p (similar to uniprot|Q06568 Saccharomyces cerevisiae YLR254C NDL1 homolog of nuclear distribution factor NudE NUDEL) — MENKHLSLDDAFQIIEDLQKQIEELEAASHEYETELEGVVKKLESQLNEKDAFIASLQQAQMPTGGFKERLTVLEIQVDELESENYALRSRLKLLEAENDSVIEQNVLLQHELADVRQGTKPSIETPKADSLINVSNPPNRTCSTHSSRSSNALKVSSNQNSLRVSPRNARADTSATHLSSTSVVSTTSYK, encoded by the coding sequence ATGGAAAACAAACATTTGAGTCTCGATGATGCTTTTCAGATTATTGAAGATCTACAAAAGCAGATAGAAGAGCTCGAAGCTGCAAGCCATGAATATGAGACAGAGCTCGAAGGAGTTGTGAAGAAACTAGAATCGCAATTAAACGAGAAAGACGCGTTTATAGCTTCCTTACAGCAGGCACAAATGCCAACGGGTGGCTTCAAGGAACGTTTGACAGTACTTGAGATCCAGGTAGATGAACTCGAAAGTGAAAACTACGCTCTTAGGAGCAGGCTAAAGTTATTAGAAGCTGAAAACGACTCAGTGATAGAACAgaatgttcttcttcaacacGAACTTGCAGATGTACGGCAAGGCACAAAACCAAGCATCGAGACACCGAAAGCGGACAGCTTAATAAACGTATCAAATCCACCCAATAGGACATGTTCAACTCACAGCTCGAGATCTTCAAATGCTCTCAAAGTCAGCAGCAACCAAAACTCTTTGCGAGTTTCTCCTCGTAACGCCCGCGCGGATACGAGTGCTACACACTTAAGCAGTACGAGCGTAGTATCTACAACAAGTTACAAGTGA
- the CQD2 gene encoding Cqd2p (similar to uniprot|Q06567 Saccharomyces cerevisiae YLR253W Hypothetical ORF), with protein MVQPLLNLARIAPLKLGARGPFRSYSSSAKSFVRPKSPVITTKRVLVVTAFAAAAYVYTDDTAKSAVRHLGVTSKRVGVVAQATMRCVYNYQRTLSANYSSEQERSDALKKCHQLCAKVTLRALETNGGVFIKLGQHIAAMTYLLPPEWTETMVPLQDKCPQSTHQEIEDLFKQDLKIDIQDMFSDFDPEPIGVASLAQVHVATLRSTGEKVAVKCQHPSLKEFVPLDVLLTQTVFNVVDVLFPEYPLTWLADELQNSIYVELDFTKEAENARRTADYFSNYISETALRIPKVIVANKRILIMEYIGGHRLDDLAYLDENHISRAQVSSCLSHIFNNMIFTPNVGIHCDPHGGNLAIRHLEKSRGHHNFEIILYDHGLYRHPTTEMRRDYAKFWLALLDNDVANMKKYAMKFANINEDQFPLFAAAITGRSIDAAQSSDILKPRSDEEIRVMADALMEGSLLGDLMTFLCKVPRVVLLILKTNDLTRHLDECLQSPLSVERTFLIMTQYCARTVYEEVRQNINEQYQKWSLTWIFKEITAWWEYERRKNQLVLYDLGFWFKNRFL; from the coding sequence ATGGTTCAGCCATTACTGAATCTAGCACGCATTGCGCCTCTAAAGCTTGGCGCGCGAGGACCTTTTAGAAGCTACTCATCAAGTGCCAAATCTTTTGTTAGACCGAAATCCCCGGTTATCACTACGAAACGGGTGTTGGTAGTTACTGCCTTTGCTGCTGCGGCTTACGTCTATACAGATGACACAGCTAAGAGTGCGGTTCGCCATTTGGGCGTGACCTCCAAAAGGGTTGGGGTTGTTGCGCAGGCTACGATGCGGTGTGTGTACAATTACCAGCGAACGCTTTCTGCGAACTATAGTTCTGAACAAGAACGTAGCGACGCGCTGAAGAAGTGCCACCAGCTATGCGCTAAAGTTACTTTACGCGCATTAGAGACCAACGGTGgagttttcatcaagctcgGCCAACACATTGCGGCTATGACATACTTGCTTCCCCCAGAGTGGACTGAGACCATGGTCCCGCTGCAAGACAAGTGCCCGCAGTCCACTCAccaagaaattgaagatcttttcaagcaggATCTCAAAATAGACATACAAGACATGTTTTCAGACTTTGACCCCGAGCCTATAGGAGTCGCGTCGCTGGCGCAAGTTCATGTCGCAACGCTTAGGTCAACGGGCGAGAAAGTCGCGGTTAAATGTCAACACccctctttgaaagaattcgTTCCTTTGGATGTCCTATTAACACAGACAGTATTtaatgttgttgatgttttATTTCCAGAGTATCCACTGACGTGGCTAGCAGATGAACTACAAAATTCCATCTATGTTGAGCTAGATTTCACgaaagaagcagaaaatgCACGGAGGACTGCAGACTACTTCTCTAATTACATCAGCGAAACTGCGTTGCGAATTCCGAAAGTCATTGTTGCAAACAAGAGAATATTGATTATGGAATACATCGGAGGTCACCGGTTAGATGATCTGGCATATCTAGACGAGAACCATATTTCCCGCGCCCAGGTTTCCTCCTGCCTATCTCACATCTTTAATAACATGATCTTCACTCCGAATGTTGGTATTCACTGCGACCCTCACGGGGGGAACCTGGCTATTAGGCATCTTGAGAAGTCCAGGGGGCATCACAATTTCGAGATTATTCTTTATGATCATGGTTTATACAGGCACCCAACTACTGAGATGAGGCGTGATTATGCAAAGTTTTGGCTAGCACTGCTGGACAATGACGTCGCCAACATGAAAAAATACGCTATGAAATTCGCAAACATCAATGAAGACCAATTCCCGCTTTTCGCAGCTGCCATCACGGGAAGAAGCATTGATGCAGCTCAAAGCTCTGATATTCTAAAGCCGAGGTCggatgaagaaatacgAGTGATGGCTGATGCTCTGATGGAAGGGTCACTCTTGGGCGATTTGATGACATTTTTGTGCAAGGTCCCAAGGGTagttcttttgattttgaaaacaaacgACCTCACTAGACACTTGGACGAGTGCTTACAAAGTCCCCTCAGCGTTGAACGAACTTTTCTAATAATGACGCAGTACTGTGCACGCACAGTGTATGAAGAAGTCCGTCAAAACATCAACGAGCAATACCAGAAATGGTCACTAACATGGATTTTTAAAGAAATCACAGCGTGGTGGGAATATGAGAGGAGAAAAAATCAATTAGTACTGTATGATTTGGGATTTTGGTTCAAGAACCGTTTTTTATAG
- the SYM1 gene encoding ethanol metabolism protein (similar to uniprot|Q06563 Saccharomyces cerevisiae YLR251W SYM1 Protein homologous to mammalian peroxisomal membrane protein Mpv17 required for ethanol metabolismand induced by heat shock localized to the inner mitochondrial membrane) encodes MSMLLNFYTSSLKKNPKTTNAIMTGSLFGIGDAIAQIGFPSSHSKAQGYDIARTVRAVTYGSLIFSFIGDKWFKVLNNKVRFSNRPTNHWSNLPLRVGTDQLLFAPLCIPFYFGILTLMEGKSLKHADTKVRAVWWDILKTNWMVWPLFQLINFSIIPVQHRLLAVNVLAIFWNTFLSFRNSEASHADHQFPVNNPPVPE; translated from the coding sequence ATGTCTATGCTCTTAAATTTCTACACCTCGTCtctgaaaaaaaacccCAAAACGACCAATGCCATCATGACAGGGTCCCTCTTTGGGATAGGTGATGCAATCGCTCAAATCGGCTTCCCTAGTAGCCATTCAAAAGCGCAGGGTTACGATATTGCGAGGACAGTACGTGCTGTAACCTACGGATCGCTAATATTTTCCTTCATCGGCGATAAATGGTTCAAAGTATTGAATAACAAGGTGAGATTTTCAAACCGCCCAACGAACCACTGGTCAAATCTTCCTTTGCGAGTTGGTACGGACCAGCTTCTGTTTGCTCCGCTGTGTATTCCCTTCTATTTTGGAATATTAACGCTTATGGAGGGGAAGTCGCTGAAGCACGCAGACACGAAGGTTCGTGCGGTTTGGTGGGACATTCTAAAAACGAATTGGATGGTGTGGCCTCTAtttcagctcatcaactTCTCCATCATCCCGGTCCAGCACCGATTGCTCGCAGTTAACGTCCTTGCCATCTTCTGGAATACCTTCTTATCATTCAGAAACTCCGAGGCTAGTCACGCGGATCATCAGTTCCCTGTGAACAACCCTCCAGTTCCTGAGTAA
- a CDS encoding KLTH0H11682p (some similarities with uniprot|P36111 Saccharomyces cerevisiae YKR015C Hypothetical ORF) — protein MFVDYSSQNKFMSINYKFADKYLEMLHIEKLSSPENRLECLKVRTEGLGIKIIQNLEINDFAGDFNWIVYLYGLVLSKEQMLECGETLLSCPTLYMVEFALQGCRIEDAFSEESTLSSQLKLAIKCAYYEFIGPCEKIIYSLKTHFLSLRPRYDLPFNKFGYFQKVLYNEMFTDQAGNYKIHAGLLIMPSKFPSSYRILISEEGYPKSNIKVRFHKWSGYRAKSNLNRLEMNDVKPSCIENKVISVWKQGHSSELFGHYSYMLRLGKLPSNEEPPSETTVVMKDIKARSAKRTEKLRQFEDFVTSGNSWSSQKGQGVSSTYKSADLSFEGCQNSFNSKTDPSNEVLEFKARPSKRSRILPEGVMRSDSTACNTSIQGHIVSSRCGEQSPTSFIKENCTPVPIEPPNTAGDTNAGPHEIMRKTSSGVYENNKINSSLSNKYSRPKGQQTCVLAQCEKPLLPKKRLLVKSGTAGYREMTELEKDIYHLLEIRQTPKGVRGSAPLPSRSDKISAEKAKRFQQVRQELMENEEEFLFSSKKAGPPLSGDGVIDRHLKIAASTSRPQNAINPNLVKSLKPVSEIVAIIEKAEKVVAGQDLVQQLEGISQELKCSKSLESLSSSTLGKSFDNYSTARCYSSPGVPVNERGKNKTIAPAEKAACPPGENPLPNASIVQNRVTVPLDKALSSNDFYKFMNSSETLDSEQSVIIRRHLFSSEHEVQGQVYPSPEGQKENNASLSGEFLIEANSVSSSYDSSEIPEKCCVRSWQHITEAKNSIEAKKRPERSSCEAVFSYEPSDSSPERLKDLSAGEFSNFRNRNSALLTTSKDSGSYSASQPCSPTFSDAASLATSHTRPLDLKSKCASECSNNALCAKNRYCSIESGYVATELPVFKINENDPDLLYRVYMADPQNCLGQPEVIFRKPFEQRSNGLTQKLRKFMSSHSSSRKNTKSEPTYQEMYPALSNIRFRDFLRFKSRKLREDVRYFSHVAKLCVTDFKERPITAERELYEQFK, from the coding sequence ATGTTTGTGGATTATTCCAGCCAAAATAAGTTCATGAGCATCAACTACAAATTCGCAGACAAGTACCTTGAAATGCTTCACatcgaaaagctttcatCTCCCGAAAATAGACTGGAATGCCTAAAGGTGCGTACAGAAGGCCTCGGGATTAAAATTAtccaaaacttggaaattAATGACTTTGCTGGCGATTTTAACTGGATTGTTTACCTCTATGGGCTCGTGCTGTCTAAAGAACAAATGTTGGAATGCGGCGAAACTTTGTTAAGCTGCCCAACATTGTATATGGTGGAATTTGCACTACAAGGCTGCCGCATTGAGGACGCGTTTAGTGAGGAAAGCACCTTAAGCTCACAACTGAAGCTTGCCATCAAGTGCGCCTACTACGAATTCATTGGTCCGTGCGAAAAAATCATCTATTCTTTGAAGACGCACTTCCTTTCTTTAAGGCCCAGATATGACCTGCCTTTTAACAAGTTCGGCTATTTTCAGAAAGTACTTTATAATGAAATGTTCACCGATCAAGCCGGGAATTACAAGATACACGCGGGGCTCTTGATAATGCCTTCCAAATTCCCTTCTTCATATAGGATACTCATTAGCGAGGAAGGCTACCCGAAATCCAACATTAAGGTTCGGTTCCACAAGTGGTCGGGCTATCGAGCTAAAAGCAATTTGAATAGGCTGGAAATGAACGATGTGAAACCTTCCTGCATAGAAAACAAAGTCATAAGCGTGTGGAAGCAAGGGCATTCTAGCGAGCTTTTTGGACACTATTCGTATATGCTGCGGTTAGGGAAGCTTCCTTCCAACGAGGAACCACCAAGTGAAACAACCGTTGTGATGAAAGACATTAAAGCCCGATCGGCCAAGCGAACTGAAAAGCTACGACAATTTGAGGACTTTGTTACGTCTGGAAACTCGTGGAGCAGCCAAAAAGGGCAAGGTGTTAGCTCCACCTACAAAAGTGCTGACCTaagttttgaaggctgTCAGAATAGTTTCAATAGCAAAACGGATCCTTCAAatgaagttttggaatTTAAAGCACGGCCCTCAAAAAGATCTCGTATACTGCCAGAGGGCGTCATGAGATCTGACAGCACTGCATGCAACACAAGCATTCAGGGCCATATTGTTTCCTCCCGATGTGGTGAGCAGTCTCCTACTTCATTTATAAAGGAAAATTGTACTCCTGTACCTATTGAACCTCCCAACACCGCAGGGGATACAAACGCAGGTCCTCATGAAATCATGCGTAAAACGAGCTCTGGCGTCTACGAAAACAACAAGATTAACTCGTCACTCAGCAATAAGTACTCAAGGCCAAAAGGTCAGCAAACGTGTGTTCTAGCACAGTGCGAAAAGCcccttcttccaaaaaaacgTTTGCTAGTAAAGAGTGGAACGGCGGGTTATAGAGAGATGactgaacttgaaaaagatatcTACCATTTACTTGAAATTCGTCAAACTCCGAAAGGAGTCAGGGGTAGTGCGCCGCTCCCTTCTAGATCAGACAAAATCAGCGCTGAGAAGGCGAAGAGATTTCAACAAGTACGGCAAGAGTTGatggaaaatgaagaagagttcttgttttcaagtaAAAAGGCTGGACCGCCTTTATCTGGCGACGGTGTTATAGACCGCCATTTGAAGATAGCCGCATCCACATCCAGGCCACAAAACGCCATAAATCCAAATCTcgtcaaaagtttgaaacCCGTCAGCGAGATTGTTGCcattattgaaaaagctgagaaGGTAGTGGCTGGACAAGACCTAGTACAACAACTTGAAGGGATCAGCCAAGAACTCAAATGTTCAAAGTCACTTGAATCGCTTAGTAGTTCCACATTGGGAAAATCCTTTGACAACTATTCAACGGCTCGATGTTACTCAAGCCCCGGAGTTCCTGTAAATGAGCGCGGAAAGAACAAAACCATCGCTCCTGCTGAGAAGGCTGCATGTCCTCCGGGGGAAAACCCACTACCAAATGCATCAATCGTCCAGAACAGAGTAACAGTCCCTTTAGACAAAGCTTTATCATCAAATGATTTTTACAAGTTCATGAACAGTTCGGAGACTTTGGATAGCGAACAATCGGTAATAATAAGAAGACACCTGTTTTCTTCCGAGCACGAAGTTCAAGGCCAGGTTTATCCATCGCCTGAAGGTCAGAAAGAGAACAATGCGTCCTTATCTGGGGAGTTCCTTATTGAGGCTAACAGCGTGTCTAGTTCCTATGACTCTTCCGAGATACCTGAGAAGTGTTGCGTACGAAGTTGGCAGCACATCACGGAAGCTAAAAATAGTATAGAAGCAAAGAAACGCCCCGAGCGTAGTTCTTGTGAAGCTGTTTTCTCGTATGAGCCATCGGACTCGAGTCCGGAACGTTTGAAAGACCTTTCGGCCGGGgagttttcaaacttcaGAAACAGAAATTCAGCGCTACTGACCACCAGCAAAGATTCAGGCTCTTATTCGGCATCACAGCCTTGCTCCCCCACATTCTCTGACGCCGCTTCACTCGCAACGTCGCACACAAGACCTCTGGATCTTAAATCCAAGTGTGCTTCTGAGTGTTCTAACAATGCTCTTTGCGCAAAAAATCGATACTGTTCTATTGAAAGCGGCTACGTTGCAACAGAGCTtcctgttttcaaaatcaatgaaAACGACCCAGATCTCCTTTACCGCGTGTATATGGCTGATCCACAGAACTGCCTTGGGCAGCCTGAAGTTATATTCAGAAAACCATTTGAGCAAAGGTCAAACGGGCTAACCCAAAAACTTCGGAAGTTTATGTCGTCACATTCCAGCTCCAGAAAAAATACTAAAAGCGAACCAACCTATCAGGAAATGTATCCTGCCTTGTCAAACATTCGATTTAGAGATTTTTTGAGGTTCAAAAGCAGGAAGTTGAGAGAGGATGTCAGGTATTTCTCTCACGTCGCGAAACTATGTGTAACtgatttcaaagagagGCCAATAACCGCAGAACGCGAGCTATACGAACAATTTAAGTAA
- a CDS encoding Zn(II)2Cys6 transcription factor (similar to uniprot|P12351 Saccharomyces cerevisiae YLR256W HAP1): protein MSGPKIRAGGSCLVCRRRKVKCDRTKPVCLACIKYKSDSACDYETKRNVRFLHMVYSEPTGNIDGENKVTKPQLQKPNTNVSNVGGSNCNMTFKKTKGVEASEQRLPTQLLAFGHMSFYDGYEAVEIKASRLLFTGALHSIAVLRRDPFLYVLVAMIRKDRSKLHERISKAEPSSSRKYPVPLYTQEEIASQLIINARANHEHPCSNSVDDCRRYSRSGRSQNDSKISESLKLEPQKPGFPSQGKLTSADISTDTKFQQKLIENEGLDEVKSVVEEGNLPRNPLSVVNLLNEDSQAKSSLANSSTQNNDKNKDIEIWRKLQSMLATLQQRQHRLMRQLEPSRKNDLNAITSASFLGAMPSPEMSVLAKVREILPPTKIIWLHLRNYFRSPLHALFPVLTEDWFCDTVKEFIKNHKDDMSKPEVVVTQRCDFGKIGCMLIIMRLSFLMYADKAEKNLPEEQRDVYAHSIGPEFISTAELCLSLFRLLRKAILPVLHCAVLLRIYRRYAPDEGDIADSGGSEPFSGILTKMATSIGLHVDAEFSGQFAFSKMYSQAWRKCWYVIYFLDLYEGMNSGNATTINEHSFSTRLPVVGTNEDGTLSSYITVPELEIASIECLRKNYDFSIACHKLLNLVMNRNFKVSCEKVQSAAGELELLLKKTYEKGLRKILKHPAKTIDESITKCNDFKVFIETYSFLFMVYFHLFLHVDKLVIGDPDRCPPSTSFHYLQKLLEIYVELEPALVVLRASKDYHGNDSEFFDTLFGNNSKLVVIQSCGMFIVRFTTILQCLAARLLHLKYNFLLRPSPYRLAGEEREVPGVSEAADELITLLLKKLSIINEVTQSLSETYFYAWRISKGNSYIYDLLMAEDSILDHKSNISRSYRAACKDEPAFNSEKPMPFVNFYDVIPESNSLLHAKVSDLKKLLFILQSDDGNLLSSLTHRSHSFVTENTPLSAFQSPLSKFEEPGQNALSLIGMSSIKKATDASSDPNTFTSLASPTSFRVEGTSSGSNSLNSQKMEKSRSYVNSEDIDTFWYKIKLRNANMSAERSFSQSSGPPNRPNASDEKSKIFSSSWHNNNHNPPSPTERLVRNELHDTGHFNEIFNNQSLLQEHVMQQLQQLTEEQPIPQNPSRQGEYVESFTPHLAPNHREDKRNIEGSFLNNNSLEAGDFDMFLPTFDAFIEDIDFT, encoded by the coding sequence ATGAGCGGCCCAAAAATACGAGCTGGTGGCTCCTGCCTCGTCTGTCGTCGAAGAAAAGTTAAATGCGATAGAACCAAGCCAGTATGTCTTGCTTGCATCAAGTACAAGTCTGACTCAGCGTGTGATTACGAGACGAAACGAAACGTGAGGTTTTTGCATATGGTTTATTCAGAACCTACGGGCAACATAGACGGCGAGAACAAAGTAACAAAGCCTCAGTTACAGAAGCCTAATACTAATGTGTCCAACGTGGGCGGCTCAAATTGTAATATGACTTTTAAGAAAACCAAAGGGGTTGAAGCTTCAGAGCAGCGGCTGCCAACACAGTTGTTAGCCTTTGGACACATGAGTTTTTACGATGGTTATGAAGCGGTCGAAATCAAAGCGAGCAGGCTCTTGTTCACCGGTGCGCTCCACTCTATTGCGGTACTAAGAAGAGACCCTTTTTTATACGTTTTGGTTGCCATGATACGTAAAGACAGAAGCAAGCTTCACGAAAGAATCTCAAAGGCAGAGCCTTCATCAAGCCGAAAGTACCCCGTTCCACTTTATAcacaagaagagattgcTAGCCAGCTTATCATAAACGCCCGCGCCAATCATGAGCATCCGTGTTCCAACTCGGTAGACGATTGCCGGCGGTACTCCCGTTCCGGCAGATCGCAGAATGACTCGAAAATCTCAGAAAGTCTCAAGCTTGAGCCTCAGAAACCGGGATTTCCTAGTCAGGGGAAGCTTACATCTGCTGACATTAGTACAGATACAAAGTTCCAACAGAAGCTTATAGAAAATGAGGGGTTAGATGAAGTGAAGTCTGTTGTTGAGGAGGGGAACTTGCCCCGAAATCCGTTGTCAGTGGTCAACCTTTTGAACGAGGACAGCCAGGCTAAAAGCTCTCTCGCAAATTCTTCAACCCAAAATAatgacaaaaacaaagacattgaaatATGGCGGAAGCTGCAGTCAATGCTGGCTACTTTacagcagcggcagcaTAGATTAATGAGGCAACTTGAACCGTCGCGCAAAAATGACCTTAATGCAATAACTTCAGCCAGTTTCTTGGGGGCTATGCCAAGCCCTGAGATGAGCGTTCTTGCTAAGGTTCGAGAAATCCTTCCGCCTACTAAAATAATTTGGCTACATCTCCGGAACTACTTTCGTTCACCTTTACATGCGCTTTTCCCTGTATTGACAGAAGATTGGTTCTGTGATACTGTTAAAGAATTTATAAAGAACCACAAAGATGATATGAGTAAGCCTGAAGTTGTTGTTACGCAGAGATGTGACTTTGGGAAAATCGGCTGCATGCTTATTATAATGCGCTTGTCATTCCTTATGTACGCTGacaaagctgaaaaaaacCTTCCAGAAGAACAGCGTGACGTGTACGCTCACTCGATTGGTCCTGAGTTCATCAGCACTGCTGAATTATGCCTGAGTCTTTTCAGGCTGTTGAGAAAAGCAATACTTCCTGTGCTACACTGCGCAGTCCTTTTACGTATTTATCGCAGATATGCGCCCGATGAGGGCGACATTGCCGATAGCGGGGGTTCTGAACCATTTTCTGGCATATTAACAAAAATGGCTACGTCAATTGGCCTGCATGTAGATGCTGAGTTTTCGGGCCAGTTTGCCTTCTCGAAAATGTATTCACAGGCATGGAGAAAGTGTTGGTATGTGATATATTTCTTGGATCTGTATGAGGGAATGAATAGTGGAAATGCGACCACGATTAATGAACACAGCTTCAGCACGAGACTACCGGTTGTTGGAACAAATGAAGACGGCACGCTCTCAAGTTACATAACCGTGCCTGAGCTGGAAATTGCCTCTATTGAGTGTTTGAGAAAAAATTACGACTTTTCCATAGCGTGCCACAAGCTTCTGAACCTGGTTATGAACAGAAACTTTAAAGTAAGCTGTGAAAAGGTTCAATCCGCTGCTGGGGAGCTGGAATTGTTGCTTAAAAAAACATATGAAAAAGGCCTAAGAAAAATCCTTAAGCACCCAGCAAAGACAATTGACGAATCTATTACAAAGTGCAATGATTTTAAAGTATTCATTGAGACGTACTCGTTTCTCTTCATGGTTTATtttcacctttttctgCATGTGGACAAATTAGTAATCGGAGACCCCGATCGATGCCCTCCATCTACTTCATTTCATTAtctccagaagctgcttgaaatttatgttgagcttgaaccTGCTTTAGTTGTGCTTCGAGCTAGCAAGGACTACCATGGCAATGATAGCGAATTCTTTGACACGCTCTTTGGAAATAATTCAAAGCTCGTTGTTATTCAATCATGTGGAATGTTTATTGTGAGATTCACAACAATACTCCAGTGTTTAGCTGCTAGACTGTTGCACCTCAAATATAATTTCTTGCTACGGCCATCTCCTTATAGGCTAGCGGGGGAAGAACGCGAGGTACCAGGGGTCTCTGAAGCGGCCGACGAATTAATTACCTTactattgaaaaagctttccataATCAACGAAGTCACTCAGTCCTTGAGCGAAACCTATTTTTACGCGTGGAGAATTTCTAAAGGCAATAGTTACATTTATGATCTGCTCATGGCGGAAGACAGCATTCTTGATCATAAATCTAATATTAGCCGAAGTTACAGAGCTGCTTGCAAGGATGAGCCCGCATTCAATAGCGAGAAACCAATGCCATTCGTTAACTTTTACGATGTGATTCCTGAGTCCAATAGTCTGCTCCATGCCAAAGTTTCCGACTTAAAAAAACTCTTGTTTATCCTACAGTCGGACGATGGGAATTTACTTTCCTCGCTTACCCATCGAAGTCATTCCTTTGTGACCGAGAACACACCCCTCTCCGCCTTTCAAAGTccgctttcaaaatttgaggAGCCGGGCCAAAATGCTTTATCACTTATTGGTATGAGTAGCATAAAGAAAGCAACTGATGCTAGTTCGGATCCTAATACGTTTACGAGCCTTGCCTCACCGACGTCTTTTCGTGTCGAAGGAACTTCCTCAGGGAGTAACTCTTTGAATTCACAAAAAATGGAGAAGTCTAGAAGCTACGTGAACTCTGAAGATATTGATACATTTTGGTACAAAATCAAGTTGCGTAATGCGAACATGAGCGCAGAAAGGTCATTTTCGCAGTCTTCGGGCCCTCCTAACAGACCCAATGCATCAGACGAGAAATCCAAaatattttcaagcagttgGCACAATAACAATCATAACCCACCTTCACCTACAGAAAGGCTTGTGAGGAATGAATTACATGACACTGGGCACTTTAACGAGATATTCAACAATCAGTCATTATTGCAAGAGCATGTCATGCAACAGTTGCAACAACTAACAGAGGAGCAGCCAATACCACAGAACCCTTCAAGACAAGGAGAATATGTTGAGAGTTTCACGCCCCATTTGGCTCCAAACCATCGTGAAGACAAACGAAATATTGAAGGAAGCTTTCTGAATAACAACTCCTTGGAGGCTGGTGATTTTGATATGTTTCTTCCAACTTTTGACGCATTTATTGAAGACATAGACTTTACTTAG